In Fusarium oxysporum Fo47 chromosome IX, complete sequence, the following proteins share a genomic window:
- a CDS encoding Alpha/Beta hydrolase protein, which yields MQFSLLFLSLVGAGNAILLPKPSGPYGTALRIEGMTDKSRIDPYDPKKGHRQVLASIFWPIDSASCLNKVVPYMPPATAKAYGQQVAQLGLSNDTFSALEFQVCKTPVSQKGCASEKKSFPVAVFSPGAGNSRLIYSLMARSLASYGNIVVLIDHPYDPPVVEFPDGKIIKGGNIPDDAKSNQQLGSVKAKDISFTISELQRPSFQKKVFKGLPGSIDNKKIVAVGHSLGGASAAIAMLSDNRIRGGMDMDGQIFEPALSKGLDKPFFLIGRPNHSEEDTTWKKFYAKLRGPKKEIAVKDTVHGSFTDYPQLLKALDLPEAVMKAAAQLVGTAEPSYLQKFLSKTVVDYMKISFAYKGKN from the exons ATGCagttctctcttctctttctctcccttGTCGGGGCCGGAAATGCCATCCTTCTCCCCAAGCCAAGCGGCCCATACGGTACTGCCCTTCGCATCGAAGGCATGACCGATAAAAGCCGCATCGACCCTTATGACCCTAAAAAAGGTCATAGACAAGTCCTAGCCTCAATCTTCTGGCCCATCGATTCAGCATCTTGCTTAAACAAGGTCGTCCCATACATGCCGCCCGCTACAGCCAAAGCATACGGACAGCAGGTAGCGCAGTTGGGTCTATCGAACGATACCTTTTCAGCTCTCGAGTTCCAGGTCTGCAAGACTCCTGTTTCTCAAAAGGGATGTGCaagcgagaagaagtcgTTTCCTGTCGCTGTCTTCTCGCCTGGTGCTGGCAACTCTAGGTTGATATACAGCCTCATggctcgctcgctcgctaGTTATGGAAACATTGTGGTTCTGATTGATCATCCCTACGATCCTCCCGTTGTTGAGTTTCCTGATGGAAAGATCATCAAGGGAGGAAACATCCCCGATGACGCGAAATCTAATCAGCAGCTGGGTTCG GTTAAGGCAAAAGATATCTCCTTCACCATCTCAGAGCTTCAACGTCCCTCTTTCCAAAAGAAGGTCTTCAAGGGTCTTCCAGGCTCAatcgacaacaagaagatcgtGGCTGTCGGTCATTCTCTCGGTGGCGCCAGCGCAGCTATAGCAATGCTATCAGACAACAGAATCCGCGGCGGTATGGACATGGACGGCCAGATCTTCGAACCAGCTCTCAGCAAAGGCCTCGACAAGCCATTCTTCCTTATTGGTCGTCCTAACCACAGCGAGGAAGACACTACCTGGAAGAAGTTCTACGCCAAGCTCCGAGGACCTAAGAAGGAAATTGCCGTCAAGGATACTGTTCATGGATCATTCACTGATTACCCTCAGCtcctcaaggctctcgaTCTGCCAGAGGCTGTTATGAAGGCGGCGGCGCAACTTGTTGGAACTGCCGAGCCTTCATATCTTCAGAAATTCCTTTCCAAGACTGTCGTGGACTATATGAAGATTTCATTTGCTTATAAGGGCAAGAACTAG
- a CDS encoding Alpha/Beta hydrolase protein, with the protein MALKTALLSVLGFVALTNASVIHPRTSKPAHAQYYNKKTSPYYVPSTGIPEVSFDIGESYAGQIPVDWKKTGSKDPKFFYWFFPTVNPAGKDDVVIWFNGGPGCSSLEGLTQENGPFSWKYGTYKPVPNAWSWHKLANVIWVEYPIGTGFSTGHVTAKNNTETAAQFVEWWKNLVDTFGLQGKKLYVTGESYAGVYVPYVGAAMLDKKDKTYYNVKGALYYDPVMPYADKLHLDHAAFPGFFRHWESVFAIPDKNKKILDNDNEKCGLDTYRDAHLTYPPPPAPWKPVQVKGCDITAHFEEINTVINPCFNVYHVQDTCPVLWDVLGFPSVQYTPPGATLFFNIPGVRKAIHAPAAPKEWASCSGPVFVGDDDRYDPAEHEKKFQTLVEKTNNVMIGSGMADYIITSNTTALAVQGLKWNGKQGFQTAPSAEFVVPVINNTESNVENWAGGSVQGSVHSERGFTLATVKTSGHMVPQYAPPAAFRQLEHMLGRVKSLTDAEPFSVNISTSFKWPY; encoded by the exons ATGGCTTTGAAAACAGCTCTTTTGTCAGTCTTGGGCTTCGTTGCCTTGACGAATGCTTCGGTTATTCATCCGCGTACTTCCAAGCCTGCACATGCTCAGTACTACAATAAGAAGACTTCTC CTTATTACGTTCCTTCAACTGGTATTCCTGAAGTCTCATTCGATATCGGTGAAAGCTATGCTGGTCAAATCCCCGTTGACTGGAAGAAGACTGGTTCCAAAGATCCCAAGTTCTTTTATTGGTTCTTCCCAACTGTTAACCCAGCTGGAAAGGACGATGTCGTGATTTGGTTCAACGGAGGTCCTGGTTGTTCCTCTCTAGAAG GTCTTACACAAGAGAATGGTCCGTTTTCGTGGAAATATGGAACTTACAAACCCGTGCCAAATGCTTGGTCATGGCATAAGCTCGCCAACGTCATCTG GGTTGAATATCCCATTGGCACCGGCTTCTCAACCGGTCACGTCACAGCAAAGAACAACACCGAAACAGCAGCCCAATTCGTCGAATGGTGGAAGAACCTCGTCGATACATTCGGCCTCCAAGGCAAAAAGCTTTACGTCACTGGCGAAAGCTACGCTGGTGTCTATGTCCCCTACGTCGGCGCTGCTATgctcgacaagaaggacaagacgTACTACAACGTCAAAGGCGCTCTTTACTATGATCCTGTCATGCCGTATGCTGATAAGTTGCATCTCGACCATGCTGCGTTCCCAGGTTTCTTTAGGCATTGGGAGAGTGTCTTTGCGATTCCGgataagaataagaagatTCTTGATAACGATAATGAGAAGTGCGGATTGGATACGTATCGTGACGCTCATCTTACgtatcctcctcctccggcGCCTTGGAAGCCTGTTCAGGTAAAGGGATGCGACATCACTGCTCATTTTGAGGAGATTAACACTGTTATCAACCCTTGCTTCAACGTCTACCACGTCCAAGATACTTGCCCGGTTCTTTGGGACGTCCTGGGCTTTCCGTCGGTTCAGTACACTCCTCCCGGCGCAacactcttcttcaacatcccTGGGGTCCGCAAGGCAATCCACGCCCCAGCTGCACCTAAAGAATGGGCATCGTGCTCAGGCCCAGTCTTCGTCGGCGATGATGACAGATACGATCCCGCCGAGCACGAGAAGAAGTTCCAAACTCTTGTCGAGAAGACCAATAACGTCATGATTGGATCTGGTATGGCTGATTATATCATCACTTCCAACACAACAGCTTTAGCCGTTCAGGGTCTCAAGTGGAATGGCAAGCAGGGTTTCCAAACTGCACCGAGTGCAGAGTTTGTTGTTCCGGTTATTAACAACACTGAGAGCAATGTTGAGAACTGGGCCGGTGGTAGTGTTCAGGGATCCGTCCACTCCGAGCGAGGATTCACGTTGGCGACGGTTAAAACTAGTGGACATATGGTTCCTCAGTATGCGCCGCCTGCGGCGTTTAGACAGTTGGAGCATATGCTTGGACGAGTGAAGTCGCTTACGGATGCGGAACCCTTTTCTGTTAATATTTCCACTTCTTTCAAGTGGCCGTACTAA